In Cotesia glomerata isolate CgM1 linkage group LG1, MPM_Cglom_v2.3, whole genome shotgun sequence, one genomic interval encodes:
- the LOC123275427 gene encoding uncharacterized protein LOC123275427: protein MSLEDNIRSEARQRFEITSWSIFGGGEQKDGCCVETDLTSQSDVFISENESRKKEKKIVGLDPATPNHKLCGHLAVSLHHVSQCGKPYVESATRLSVIIQVNIIAKPNAAGLLFTVDVWKL from the exons ATG agcTTGGAAGATAACATCCGCAGCGAGGCGCGGCAACGGTTCGAGATCACCAGCTGGTCCATATTCGGTGGAGGGGAACAGAAAGATGGCTGTTGTGTTGAGACAGACCTCACATCGCAATCCGATGTTTTT ATTAGCGAAAATGAGAGTCggaaaaaagagaaaaaaatcgtCGGATTGGATCCGGCCACGCCCAATCACAAGTTATGCGGCCATCTTGCTGTTTCATTACACCACGTGAGTCAGTGTGGTAAACCTTACGTAGAATCAGCTACCCGGCTTTCAGTAATCATTCAG gtTAACATCATTGCCAAGCCAAATGCTGCGGGTCTCCTATTTACCGTTGATGTATGGAAGTTATGA
- the LOC123275026 gene encoding uncharacterized protein LOC123275026: protein MSTFYLVIFVCFQFLFAGISATPLRSIESAQKAYFESTHASDVMEGRYAADLTAGQRIIIAYMTCIFQRLNAINSDNSMNGEIVESAIRGISEIELLKMNKGQPSDQKVSINDEAMFDGLSEAIRNCVTKSDIAEDSVILLVQCLSTSTNAPFF, encoded by the exons ATGTCGACTTTTTATCTGGTAATTTTTGTCTGCTTTCAATTTCTGTTTGCCGGTATCAGTGCA acgCCTCTCAGAAGCATTGAGTCTGCTCAAAAAGCATATTTCGAGTCTACCCATGCGTCAGATGTCATGGAAGGCAGATACGCTGCTGATTTAACTGCGGGGCAAAGAATTATAATTGCTTACATGACATGTATATTCCAACGCTTAAATGCT ATAAACAGTGACAACTCAATGAATGGGGAAATTGTTGAAAGTGCAATCCGTGGAATAAGCGAAATTGAGTTGTTGAAAATGAACAAAGGGCAGCCATCCGACCAAAAAGTAAGCATAAATGATGAGGCTATGTTTGATGGATTGTCTGAAGCAATAAGAAACTGCGTCACTAAAA gtGACATTGCAGAGGATAGTGTGATATTACTCGTTCAATGCTTATCTACAAGTACTAACgcaccatttttttaa